Proteins encoded within one genomic window of Ottowia sp. SB7-C50:
- a CDS encoding porin, protein MTRLSKIVMLGAMGAAGSVCAQSSVTLYGTADTGVLSISNTATGKPGYIPSLNATGRTNMYKDGGIGASNWGVRGKEDLGGGYGATFQFQGNINTAAGAAGGPNSSSGQSTFNQMATVGFSGPFGEVKLGRQMSPMMFAMASTDVRQARYFGSALTALVGMNSASGAFIGNNSNVAFGTVYNDSAIVYTTPTWNNFTAHLAYAAGESTGFGKANSQQTAALLYASGGLRLSAFYYNGYGNNLPVATALYTGATGSAAAGSSAATAAGFSPTANTNRLMSVGALYKWDVFTVSGAYYKARNPARAVMPGGAASMDMYTLGAGWQIRPNLNFTSGYYRLKDDTNAGHSATQLAVGLDYLLSKRTVLYAQAATIRNKGANMNLSPVYATPVAADRNVSAWMLGIRHTF, encoded by the coding sequence ATGACAAGACTGTCGAAAATCGTGATGCTGGGCGCGATGGGCGCCGCCGGTTCCGTGTGCGCTCAATCGAGCGTGACCCTGTACGGCACCGCCGATACCGGCGTGCTGAGCATTTCAAACACCGCCACCGGCAAGCCAGGGTACATCCCGTCGCTCAACGCGACCGGCCGCACCAACATGTACAAGGACGGCGGCATCGGGGCCAGCAACTGGGGCGTGCGTGGCAAAGAGGACCTGGGGGGCGGTTACGGGGCCACTTTTCAGTTCCAGGGCAACATCAACACCGCCGCCGGCGCGGCAGGCGGCCCCAACAGCAGCTCGGGCCAGTCCACTTTCAACCAGATGGCGACGGTGGGCTTTTCGGGGCCGTTCGGCGAGGTGAAACTGGGCCGGCAAATGTCACCCATGATGTTCGCCATGGCGAGCACCGATGTCAGGCAGGCGCGCTATTTCGGCAGTGCGCTGACGGCGCTGGTGGGCATGAACAGCGCCAGTGGCGCGTTCATTGGCAACAACTCCAACGTGGCGTTCGGCACGGTCTACAACGACAGTGCCATTGTCTACACGACCCCCACCTGGAACAACTTCACCGCGCACCTGGCTTACGCAGCCGGTGAATCGACCGGGTTCGGCAAGGCCAACTCGCAGCAGACGGCGGCACTTCTGTATGCGTCGGGGGGGCTGCGCCTGTCGGCGTTCTATTACAACGGCTATGGCAACAACCTGCCCGTCGCCACCGCGCTCTACACCGGCGCCACTGGCAGCGCAGCAGCGGGCAGCAGCGCCGCGACAGCAGCCGGCTTCAGCCCGACGGCCAACACCAACCGCTTGATGTCGGTGGGTGCGCTGTACAAGTGGGATGTGTTCACGGTCAGCGGGGCCTACTACAAGGCACGCAACCCTGCGCGCGCGGTCATGCCGGGCGGCGCGGCGAGCATGGACATGTACACCCTGGGCGCCGGCTGGCAGATTCGTCCGAACCTGAATTTCACGAGCGGCTACTACCGCCTCAAGGACGACACCAACGCCGGGCACAGTGCGACGCAGCTCGCCGTCGGGCTGGACTATCTCCTGTCCAAGCGCACCGTGCTGTACGCGCAGGCCGCCACCATCAGGAACAAGGGCGCCAACATGAACTTGAGCCCCGTCTATGCGACACCCGTGGCCGCCGACCGCAATGTCAGTGCCTGGATGCTCGGCATTCGCCACACGTTCTGA
- the glmS gene encoding glutamine--fructose-6-phosphate transaminase (isomerizing), whose translation MCGIVGAVSTRNIVPILIQGLQRLEYRGYDSCGVAVHAAGPGRGAGELRRLRGISRVADLTAECEAEQLQGLTGIAHTRWATHGAPAIDNAHPHVSRGPYSRDEDRPDRLTLVHNGIIENHEELRAELQARGYVFSSQTDTETIVHLIDSLYEGDLLAAVQAATQRLRGSYSIAVLHRDEPQRLVGAREGSPLVLGVGADGKEMFLASDAMALAGVTDQIVYLEEGDVVDVQLGKYWITDRAGQRAQRPVRTVQAMSGAAELGPYRHYMQKEIFEQPRAVADTLEGIEAIVPELFEAAQHHAPGDGAHATFGAVRQVLILACGTSYYAGCVAKYWLEAIARIPTQVEIASEYRYRESVPSADTLVVTISQSGETADTLAALRHAQQLGMRHTLTVCNVATSAMVRECKLAFLTRAGAEIGVASTKAFTTQLVGLFLLTLALAQARGLTTPEQEAAHLKALRHLPAALQGVLALEPQVITWAEQFAAKENALFLGRGLHYPVAQEGALKLKEITYIHAEAYAAGELKHGPLALVTSSMPVVTVAPNDALLEKLKSNMQEVRARGGVLYALADADTRIDTGDGLHVIRMPEHYGPLSPILHTVPLQLLAYHTAVARGTDVDKPRNLAKSVTVE comes from the coding sequence ATGTGCGGCATCGTCGGCGCGGTTTCCACGCGCAACATCGTTCCCATCCTCATCCAGGGCCTGCAGCGGCTGGAATACCGCGGCTACGACTCGTGCGGCGTGGCCGTGCATGCGGCTGGCCCGGGGCGCGGCGCGGGCGAGTTGCGGCGGCTGCGCGGCATTTCGCGCGTGGCCGACCTGACGGCCGAATGCGAGGCCGAGCAGCTGCAGGGCTTGACCGGCATCGCCCACACGCGCTGGGCCACGCACGGCGCGCCCGCCATCGACAACGCGCACCCGCACGTCAGCCGCGGGCCGTATTCGCGCGACGAAGACCGGCCCGACCGCCTGACGCTGGTGCACAACGGCATCATCGAGAACCATGAGGAACTGCGCGCCGAACTGCAGGCGCGGGGCTATGTCTTCAGCAGCCAGACCGACACCGAAACCATCGTCCACCTGATCGACAGCCTGTACGAAGGCGACCTGCTGGCCGCCGTGCAGGCCGCCACGCAGCGCCTGCGCGGCAGCTATTCGATCGCCGTGCTGCACCGCGACGAGCCGCAGCGGCTGGTGGGCGCGCGCGAAGGCTCGCCGCTGGTGCTGGGCGTGGGCGCTGACGGCAAGGAGATGTTCTTGGCCAGCGACGCCATGGCGCTGGCCGGCGTGACCGACCAGATCGTCTACCTGGAAGAGGGCGACGTCGTCGACGTGCAACTGGGCAAGTACTGGATCACCGACCGCGCCGGCCAGCGCGCGCAACGCCCCGTGCGCACCGTGCAGGCTATGAGCGGCGCGGCCGAGCTGGGGCCGTACCGCCACTACATGCAGAAGGAAATCTTCGAGCAGCCGCGCGCCGTGGCCGACACGCTGGAAGGCATCGAGGCCATCGTGCCCGAGCTGTTCGAGGCCGCGCAGCACCACGCGCCGGGCGACGGCGCGCACGCCACCTTTGGCGCGGTGCGGCAGGTGCTCATCCTGGCCTGCGGCACCAGCTACTACGCCGGCTGCGTGGCCAAGTACTGGCTCGAAGCCATCGCCCGCATCCCGACGCAGGTCGAGATCGCCAGCGAGTATCGTTATCGCGAATCCGTGCCGTCGGCTGACACGCTGGTCGTCACCATCAGCCAGTCGGGCGAAACCGCCGACACGCTGGCCGCGCTGCGCCACGCGCAGCAACTGGGCATGCGCCACACGCTGACGGTGTGCAACGTGGCCACCAGCGCCATGGTGCGCGAATGCAAGCTGGCGTTTCTGACCCGCGCCGGCGCCGAGATCGGCGTGGCCAGCACCAAGGCCTTCACCACGCAACTGGTCGGGCTGTTTCTGCTGACGCTGGCGCTGGCCCAGGCGCGCGGCCTGACCACGCCCGAGCAGGAAGCCGCCCACCTGAAGGCGCTGCGCCACCTGCCCGCCGCCTTGCAGGGCGTGCTGGCGCTGGAGCCGCAGGTCATTACCTGGGCCGAGCAGTTTGCCGCCAAGGAAAACGCGCTGTTTCTGGGCCGCGGCCTGCACTACCCCGTGGCGCAGGAAGGCGCGCTCAAGCTCAAGGAAATCACCTACATCCACGCCGAGGCCTACGCCGCCGGCGAACTCAAGCACGGCCCGCTGGCGCTGGTCACCAGCAGCATGCCGGTGGTCACCGTTGCGCCCAACGACGCGCTGCTGGAAAAGCTTAAGAGCAACATGCAGGAAGTGCGCGCCCGCGGCGGCGTGCTGTACGCCCTGGCCGACGCCGACACCCGCATCGACACCGGCGACGGCCTGCACGTCATCCGCATGCCCGAACACTACGGCCCGCTTTCGCCCATCCTGCACACCGTGCCGCTGCAATTGCTGGCGTATCACACCGCCGTGGCGCGCGGGACTGACGTGGACAAACCGAGGAACCTGGCGAAGAGTGTGACGGTGGAGTGA
- a CDS encoding IPTL-CTERM sorting domain-containing protein, whose amino-acid sequence MAGLYPALVARNDNYRVTAAGATTASVVVNDTANGTAAVVGTNVTVTPGTAPVPAQGAITMADDGTITIAPGTTPGTYSYPYQICALPALAPPVCASALAAITVVAQPTAVPTLGLWALLVLSCGLLLGYGARRHFY is encoded by the coding sequence GTGGCCGGCTTGTACCCTGCGCTGGTTGCACGCAACGACAACTACAGAGTGACTGCCGCAGGCGCCACGACCGCCAGTGTTGTGGTCAACGACACGGCCAATGGCACGGCGGCCGTGGTCGGCACCAATGTCACCGTAACGCCCGGCACGGCGCCGGTGCCGGCCCAGGGCGCTATCACCATGGCGGATGACGGCACCATCACCATCGCGCCCGGCACCACGCCAGGCACCTACAGCTACCCGTACCAAATCTGCGCGCTGCCCGCTCTTGCGCCCCCAGTGTGCGCCAGCGCCCTGGCCGCGATTACGGTGGTGGCGCAGCCGACGGCCGTGCCGACTTTGGGGCTATGGGCTCTGCTCGTGTTGTCGTGCGGGTTGCTGCTGGGGTATGGTGCTCGACGGCATTTCTATTGA
- a CDS encoding Lrp/AsnC family transcriptional regulator — protein sequence MELDSTDWALLGALQADANPSNQALAQALGISPPTALRRTRRLRDAGLIARQVALLDEDKIAALQGHGLTAIAEVSLDRQGAEHLDAFERRAVQEAAVAQCWRVAPGPDFILVLRVADMPGYQDVAERLFTQDANVRNVRAFFAVRRAKFETQIPLSRP from the coding sequence ATGGAATTGGATTCCACCGACTGGGCGCTGCTGGGCGCCCTGCAAGCCGACGCCAACCCCAGCAACCAGGCGCTGGCGCAGGCGCTCGGCATCTCGCCGCCGACCGCTCTGCGGCGCACCCGCCGTCTGCGCGACGCCGGGCTGATCGCGCGCCAGGTGGCCCTGCTGGACGAGGACAAGATCGCCGCGCTGCAGGGCCACGGCCTGACCGCCATTGCCGAGGTGTCGCTCGACCGCCAGGGCGCCGAACACCTGGACGCCTTCGAGCGCCGCGCCGTGCAGGAAGCCGCCGTGGCGCAGTGCTGGCGCGTGGCGCCGGGCCCCGACTTCATTCTGGTACTGCGCGTGGCCGACATGCCGGGTTACCAGGACGTGGCCGAACGGCTGTTCACGCAGGACGCCAATGTGCGCAACGTGCGCGCGTTTTTCGCCGTCAGGCGGGCGAAGTTCGAGACGCAGATCCCGCTCAGCCGGCCGTGA
- a CDS encoding glucose 1-dehydrogenase: MSARFQDQVVLITGATAGIGYAAAVAFAREGARLMVSGRNIEAGKKLLTELQALGAQAEFVRAEVSDESQVAQLVDACVARFGRVDVAVNSAGLEGQGGSIMDQTVDTYTSTFNANALGTFLCLKHEMRVMSKQKSGAIVNLSSTMGSRGNARAPMYVASKHAIEGFTKAVALEGCQYNVRVNAVAPGPIATEMLDRIAGGAQNVPAVAATIPAGRVGEPQEVADAILFLASAQATYIMGQILAVNGGKTAM; this comes from the coding sequence ATGAGCGCACGATTTCAGGACCAGGTGGTTCTCATCACAGGGGCTACCGCGGGCATCGGGTATGCGGCGGCAGTGGCTTTCGCGCGCGAGGGCGCCCGCCTGATGGTGTCCGGACGCAACATCGAAGCTGGAAAAAAACTGCTGACCGAACTGCAAGCACTGGGCGCGCAGGCCGAGTTCGTGCGGGCCGAGGTCAGTGACGAGTCGCAGGTCGCCCAGTTGGTGGACGCGTGTGTCGCCCGCTTCGGACGCGTGGATGTGGCCGTCAACAGCGCGGGCCTGGAGGGCCAGGGCGGCTCGATCATGGACCAGACCGTGGACACCTACACCAGCACCTTCAACGCCAACGCGCTCGGCACTTTTCTGTGCCTCAAGCATGAGATGCGCGTGATGTCGAAGCAGAAGTCTGGCGCCATCGTCAACCTGTCGTCGACCATGGGCAGCCGCGGCAATGCGCGTGCGCCCATGTACGTGGCGAGCAAGCACGCCATCGAAGGTTTCACGAAGGCGGTGGCGCTGGAAGGCTGCCAGTACAACGTGCGCGTCAATGCCGTGGCGCCCGGCCCCATCGCCACCGAGATGCTGGATCGCATTGCCGGTGGCGCGCAGAACGTGCCCGCCGTGGCCGCCACCATTCCCGCCGGCCGCGTGGGCGAGCCGCAAGAGGTGGCCGACGCCATCCTGTTCCTGGCCTCCGCGCAGGCGACTTACATCATGGGCCAGATTCTGGCCGTCAATGGCGGCAAGACCGCCATGTGA
- a CDS encoding MarR family winged helix-turn-helix transcriptional regulator codes for MAAAVIASMEALYERPGFLLRRAHQISVALFELHCGDLGLTPPQFGVLSAIAASPGIDQATLARALGYDKVTVLHVVRGLEARDLVTRSDGVADRRRISLTLTEGGSTLLARARKASLRASEQLLAPLKPQERVQFLSSLDRICNELEQLARAPMIKLGKTPLTAG; via the coding sequence ATGGCTGCTGCTGTCATCGCCTCCATGGAAGCGCTTTATGAGCGCCCAGGCTTTCTGCTGCGGCGCGCTCATCAGATATCCGTCGCGCTGTTCGAATTGCACTGTGGCGACCTTGGATTGACGCCACCACAGTTTGGTGTGCTGTCCGCCATCGCGGCTTCGCCCGGCATCGACCAGGCCACGCTGGCCCGGGCGCTGGGTTACGACAAGGTCACCGTGCTGCACGTCGTGCGGGGACTGGAGGCGCGCGACCTGGTGACGCGCTCTGACGGGGTCGCCGATCGCAGGCGAATCTCGCTCACGTTGACAGAAGGTGGCAGCACTTTGCTCGCCAGGGCGCGCAAAGCCAGTCTGCGCGCATCCGAACAACTTCTGGCCCCATTGAAGCCGCAAGAGCGAGTCCAGTTTCTGAGCTCGCTGGACCGTATCTGCAACGAACTTGAACAGCTTGCACGCGCGCCCATGATCAAGCTCGGCAAAACCCCCCTGACTGCTGGGTAA
- a CDS encoding lysoplasmalogenase translates to MARTDSAPGRTWLLLAIAAAALTTASATLGWLGLHRATKPLVMVFAIIFVAARARQSSAAAPSRLGLTAALACSLVGDVFLMFPGYFIPGLVAFLLAHGVYISQFKRGVPWLPSRGALAATLAIGAVMYAVLWTGGLPAGLRVPVAVYVLAIALMAAQALGRARWLGDRPAAMVAAGACAFMLSDALLALNRFVQPLPLAPLWVLSSYYVAQLLIAVGAFPASAAAQKNLTITAG, encoded by the coding sequence GTGGCGCGCACTGATTCGGCGCCCGGCCGCACCTGGCTGCTGCTGGCCATCGCCGCGGCCGCGCTGACCACCGCCAGCGCCACCTTGGGGTGGCTGGGCCTGCACCGCGCCACCAAGCCGCTGGTGATGGTGTTTGCCATCATTTTTGTAGCTGCTCGCGCGCGCCAGTCAAGCGCTGCAGCGCCATCACGCCTGGGGTTGACGGCGGCGCTGGCGTGCTCGCTGGTGGGCGACGTGTTTTTGATGTTCCCCGGCTACTTCATCCCCGGCCTGGTCGCGTTTCTGCTGGCGCACGGGGTCTACATCTCGCAGTTCAAGCGCGGCGTGCCGTGGCTGCCGAGCCGGGGTGCGCTGGCGGCGACGCTGGCAATCGGCGCCGTAATGTACGCCGTGCTGTGGACGGGCGGGCTGCCCGCCGGGCTGCGCGTGCCGGTGGCTGTCTACGTGCTGGCCATTGCGCTGATGGCGGCGCAGGCCCTGGGCCGCGCGCGCTGGCTGGGCGACCGGCCGGCGGCGATGGTGGCGGCCGGCGCCTGCGCCTTCATGCTGAGCGACGCGCTGCTGGCGCTGAACCGCTTCGTGCAGCCGCTGCCGCTGGCGCCGCTGTGGGTGCTGTCGAGCTACTACGTTGCTCAGTTATTGATAGCTGTCGGCGCTTTTCCAGCCAGCGCCGCAGCCCAAAAGAACCTCACCATCACGGCCGGCTGA
- the ttcA gene encoding tRNA 2-thiocytidine(32) synthetase TtcA: MVSEDTAVQAGPAARTCAEREALKLEKRLCRQVGQAIADFHMIEEGDRVMVCLSGGKDSYGLLDVLMKLQARAPVRFELVAVNLDQKQPGFPAEVLPNYLKDLGVEHHIETQDTYSIVKAKIPEGKTTCSLCSRLRRGILYSVARRLKCNKIALGHHRDDMLQTLLLNMFFGGKIKGMPPKLTSDNGEFIVIRPLAYVDERDLVAWAAHRQFPIIPCNLCGSQENLQRKQIGDMLREWQKKYPGRIENMATALQNVVPSHLMDGTLHDFRNLKATGVPDADGDTAFDEAPLPEPVGAPFGGVALVHA; encoded by the coding sequence ATGGTTTCCGAAGACACGGCGGTGCAGGCCGGCCCCGCCGCGCGCACCTGCGCCGAGCGCGAGGCGCTCAAGCTCGAAAAGCGCCTGTGCCGCCAGGTCGGCCAGGCGATTGCTGACTTCCACATGATCGAGGAAGGCGACCGCGTGATGGTCTGCCTGTCGGGCGGCAAGGACAGCTATGGCCTGCTCGACGTGCTGATGAAGCTGCAGGCGCGCGCGCCGGTGCGCTTTGAGCTGGTGGCCGTCAACCTGGACCAGAAGCAGCCGGGCTTTCCGGCCGAGGTGCTGCCCAATTACCTGAAAGACCTGGGCGTCGAGCACCACATCGAGACGCAGGACACCTACAGCATCGTCAAGGCCAAGATCCCCGAGGGCAAGACCACCTGCAGCCTGTGCTCGCGCCTGCGGCGGGGCATTCTGTACAGCGTGGCGCGGCGGCTCAAGTGCAACAAGATCGCGCTGGGCCACCACCGTGACGACATGCTGCAGACGCTGCTGCTCAACATGTTCTTCGGCGGCAAGATCAAGGGCATGCCGCCCAAGCTGACCAGCGACAACGGCGAATTCATCGTCATCCGCCCGCTGGCCTATGTGGACGAGCGCGACCTGGTGGCCTGGGCGGCGCACCGGCAGTTCCCCATCATCCCGTGCAACCTGTGCGGCAGCCAGGAGAACCTGCAGCGCAAGCAGATCGGCGACATGCTGCGCGAATGGCAGAAGAAGTACCCCGGCCGCATCGAAAACATGGCCACCGCGCTGCAGAACGTGGTGCCCTCGCACCTGATGGACGGAACCTTGCACGATTTCAGGAACCTGAAGGCCACGGGCGTGCCCGACGCCGACGGCGACACCGCCTTCGACGAGGCGCCGCTGCCCGAGCCGGTGGGTGCGCCGTTCGGCGGCGTGGCGCTGGTCCACGCCTGA
- a CDS encoding FAD-dependent monooxygenase, with translation MQIAIIGAGIGGLTAAASLIRRGHRVRVYEQAPALGEVGAAVQMSANAVKVLYGLGLKPTLESQGVKPESFEFRRFDDGELLHRIALGHAHHLAHGAPYYQIHRVDLHAGLLAQVRALDREAVQLGKRAVQVSETQDEARVQFEDGQQVAAELLVGADGIKSLVRQHVVDAAPPVFTGQVAWRLSIPTERIPAQLRPPLASTIWCGPRNHAVMYYMRAGQLLNFVGCVERPWEQESWTARKPWEELDHDYAGWHPMVRAAIENVDRDQCFRWALNNREPVMQWSTARVTLLGDAVHPTLPYMAQGAAMAIEDAAVLARALEGRPLREALQVYQAHRAPRAARVVRESNEMADLYHIADPDEMRRAFKDRNIAASRNGWLYPYDPLTVALT, from the coding sequence ATGCAGATCGCAATCATTGGCGCTGGCATTGGCGGCTTGACCGCTGCTGCCAGCTTGATCCGGCGTGGCCATCGTGTTCGCGTGTACGAGCAGGCGCCAGCGCTGGGCGAAGTGGGTGCCGCCGTACAGATGAGTGCCAACGCAGTCAAAGTCCTGTACGGGCTGGGGCTCAAGCCGACGCTGGAGAGCCAAGGCGTCAAACCCGAATCCTTCGAGTTTCGCCGGTTCGACGATGGGGAGCTGCTCCATCGAATCGCGCTGGGTCACGCACACCACCTTGCCCATGGTGCGCCCTACTACCAGATTCACCGCGTGGATCTTCATGCAGGCTTGCTGGCGCAGGTGCGGGCGCTGGACCGGGAGGCGGTTCAGTTGGGCAAGCGCGCCGTCCAGGTGTCTGAAACCCAGGACGAAGCCCGGGTGCAGTTTGAAGACGGCCAACAGGTGGCGGCCGAGTTGCTGGTGGGGGCGGACGGCATCAAGTCCCTGGTTCGCCAGCACGTGGTGGATGCAGCGCCGCCCGTATTCACAGGCCAGGTGGCGTGGCGGCTGAGCATTCCGACCGAACGCATTCCAGCGCAGCTTCGCCCGCCGCTCGCCTCCACGATCTGGTGCGGCCCCAGGAATCATGCCGTCATGTATTACATGCGCGCCGGCCAGCTGCTGAACTTCGTAGGCTGCGTGGAGCGTCCTTGGGAGCAGGAGTCGTGGACCGCCCGCAAGCCATGGGAAGAACTGGACCACGATTACGCGGGTTGGCACCCCATGGTCCGGGCGGCCATCGAGAACGTGGACCGGGACCAATGCTTCCGCTGGGCTCTCAACAACCGTGAACCCGTCATGCAATGGAGCACTGCCCGTGTGACCTTGCTGGGTGACGCCGTGCACCCCACGTTGCCGTACATGGCCCAGGGCGCCGCCATGGCGATCGAAGACGCCGCCGTGCTGGCGCGCGCGCTGGAGGGTCGGCCACTGCGCGAGGCGCTGCAGGTTTACCAGGCGCACCGCGCACCTCGCGCGGCCCGGGTGGTGAGGGAGTCCAACGAAATGGCCGACCTGTACCACATCGCAGATCCCGATGAGATGCGACGCGCGTTCAAGGATCGAAACATTGCCGCATCCAGGAATGGGTGGCTGTATCCCTACGACCCGTTGACCGTCGCGCTGACGTAA
- a CDS encoding RBBP9/YdeN family alpha/beta hydrolase, translating into MHIPEDITFLLVPGLREHVPEHWQTHLQAELPRAVCVKPLKENKLSCAARVEALNDTLAAIEGPVIIVAHSAGVMITVHWAQRYQRPIHGALLAAPADVEEPMPAGYPTLEQLSSHGWAPIPIAPLPFPSILAASRNDPLARFEKARQMAVAWGSRLVDLGEVGHLNPAAGFGPWPGAKPLLQQLI; encoded by the coding sequence ATGCATATTCCCGAAGACATCACATTCCTGCTGGTTCCTGGCTTGCGCGAGCACGTGCCGGAGCATTGGCAAACCCATCTGCAAGCAGAGCTTCCGCGCGCGGTATGCGTGAAGCCCCTGAAAGAAAACAAGCTCAGTTGCGCCGCGCGCGTCGAGGCGCTGAACGACACGCTGGCGGCCATTGAAGGCCCGGTGATCATCGTCGCGCACAGCGCGGGGGTCATGATCACGGTGCATTGGGCGCAGCGCTACCAGCGTCCGATCCACGGTGCCTTGCTCGCGGCGCCGGCCGATGTGGAGGAGCCCATGCCGGCGGGCTACCCCACGCTGGAGCAACTCAGCAGCCACGGATGGGCGCCCATTCCCATTGCCCCGCTGCCATTCCCGTCCATCCTGGCCGCCAGCCGCAACGACCCGCTCGCGCGATTCGAAAAGGCGCGGCAGATGGCGGTGGCGTGGGGCTCGCGCCTGGTCGATCTGGGCGAGGTGGGTCATCTCAATCCGGCGGCGGGCTTCGGGCCGTGGCCAGGCGCCAAGCCGCTGCTGCAACAACTGATCTGA
- a CDS encoding histidine phosphatase family protein — protein MQATRILAIRHGETAWNVGGRIQGHLDIPLNDTGRAQARRLARALAGRDAIDLIVSSDLARAFETARTVADATGAPLVANAALRERCFGDFQGQTYAEIADTWPDDAERWRRREPAWSPPGGQGESLLLFRERVTQAVQALAAENTGKHIALFTHGGVLDVLYRAATGLGLQDARTWQIGNTAVNRLLWTPDAGLSLVGWADTTHLEDDTLDEITA, from the coding sequence ATGCAAGCCACCCGCATCCTCGCCATTCGGCACGGAGAAACCGCCTGGAACGTGGGCGGACGCATCCAGGGCCACCTGGATATTCCGCTGAACGATACCGGCCGCGCGCAGGCCCGCCGCCTGGCGCGCGCCCTGGCCGGGCGCGACGCCATCGACCTGATCGTCAGCAGCGACCTGGCCCGCGCGTTTGAAACCGCGCGCACCGTGGCCGACGCCACCGGCGCGCCGCTGGTGGCCAACGCGGCGCTGCGCGAGCGCTGCTTCGGCGACTTCCAGGGCCAGACCTACGCCGAGATCGCCGACACCTGGCCCGACGATGCCGAACGCTGGCGCCGGCGCGAACCCGCCTGGTCGCCGCCGGGCGGGCAGGGCGAGTCATTGCTATTGTTCAGAGAGCGTGTCACGCAGGCTGTACAAGCGCTGGCGGCCGAAAACACCGGCAAGCACATCGCCCTGTTCACGCACGGCGGCGTGCTGGACGTGCTGTACCGCGCCGCCACCGGCCTGGGCCTGCAGGACGCGCGCACCTGGCAGATCGGCAACACGGCGGTCAACCGCCTGCTGTGGACGCCGGATGCCGGCCTTTCGCTGGTCGGCTGGGCCGACACCACCCACCTCGAAGACGACACCCTCGATGAAATCACGGCATGA
- a CDS encoding DSD1 family PLP-dependent enzyme, which produces MKSRHELSDRLTALVGQGVEAIETPALVVDLDAAQRNLQRMAEFVARHRVRLRPHAKMHKSAEFARLQLQAGAVGVCVQTVHEAEALAAGGVDDILITNEVLAPTKLHRVAALAHQLKARGGQLGIAVDSAEGIERLAQAMRLTNAAIDVYIEVDIGQGRCGVAPGDPTLQLARQLAERAPGLRYAGLHAYHGGAQHLRTGDERRAAIAEAARRLDDTRQLLASADLAPPRITGAGTGTFAHEAASGLWDEIQPGSYLFMDADYLKNAREPAQPAFEPALFVKSQVISASADRAVCDAGHKSHAIDSGLPLVHALPDQPALVFGNGGDEHGVLRPATPGGVLPALGDTVWLIPGHCDPTVNLHDALVVVRGGLADGRVEAVVPVDGRGAH; this is translated from the coding sequence ATGAAATCACGGCATGAGCTTTCCGACCGCCTGACCGCCCTGGTCGGCCAGGGCGTGGAGGCCATCGAAACGCCCGCCCTGGTGGTTGACCTGGACGCCGCCCAGCGCAACCTGCAGCGCATGGCCGAGTTCGTGGCGCGCCACCGGGTGCGCCTGCGCCCGCACGCCAAGATGCACAAGAGCGCCGAATTCGCGCGCCTGCAGCTGCAGGCCGGCGCCGTCGGCGTGTGCGTGCAGACGGTGCACGAGGCCGAGGCGCTGGCTGCCGGGGGCGTGGACGACATTCTCATCACCAACGAGGTGCTGGCGCCCACCAAGCTGCACCGCGTGGCCGCGCTGGCGCACCAGCTGAAGGCGCGCGGCGGGCAACTGGGCATCGCGGTCGATAGCGCCGAAGGCATCGAGCGGCTGGCGCAGGCCATGCGCCTGACCAACGCGGCGATCGACGTCTACATCGAAGTCGACATCGGCCAGGGCCGCTGCGGCGTGGCGCCGGGCGATCCCACCCTGCAACTGGCGCGGCAGCTGGCCGAGCGCGCACCCGGCCTGCGCTATGCCGGCCTGCATGCCTACCACGGCGGCGCGCAGCACCTGCGCACCGGCGACGAGCGCCGCGCCGCCATCGCCGAGGCCGCGCGCCGGCTGGACGACACGCGCCAGCTGCTGGCGTCGGCCGACCTGGCGCCGCCGCGCATCACCGGCGCCGGCACCGGCACCTTTGCGCACGAGGCCGCCAGCGGGCTGTGGGACGAGATCCAGCCCGGCAGCTACCTGTTCATGGACGCCGACTATCTGAAGAACGCGCGCGAGCCGGCGCAGCCCGCCTTCGAGCCGGCGCTGTTCGTCAAGTCGCAGGTCATCAGCGCGTCGGCCGACCGCGCCGTGTGCGACGCCGGCCACAAGAGCCACGCCATCGACAGCGGCCTGCCGCTGGTGCACGCGCTGCCCGACCAGCCGGCTCTGGTGTTTGGCAACGGCGGCGACGAGCATGGCGTGCTGCGCCCCGCCACGCCCGGCGGTGTGCTGCCCGCGCTGGGCGACACGGTGTGGCTGATCCCCGGCCACTGCGATCCCACGGTGAACCTGCACGACGCGCTGGTGGTGGTGCGCGGCGGGCTGGCGGACGGCCGCGTGGAGGCGGTCGTCCCCGTCGATGGGCGTGGCGCGCACTGA